The following are from one region of the Rosistilla carotiformis genome:
- a CDS encoding 2-oxo acid dehydrogenase subunit E2, producing MATEVKLPELGDGIESGDVLEIFVSVGDVITAGQDVVEMETDKATVPVSSKSAGTVTKILVAEGDTVSVGSVILEIEAEAGAPAESAPAAAEPAAEVPAKEPEPEPKAAETPAAPPAKPAAPAEPAAVETPKPSPAAPAPTPAAPAAPAPASSGEIVAAGPAIRRFAREVGVDLHSVPGTGEGGRITREDVLAVVRSANQSRGAASAGTAAAPSKTAAAPTDANADHDEYGPIRVERMSKIRKTIAAQMHESWSTVPRVTNFDDADISDLEHLRQSSKDDYAAQGLKLTTMPFLIKAIATALKHNPEVNAVIDEANGQLIYKDYVNIGIAVDTDRGLVVPVMKNADKMGIPDIARALAEMAAKVRSGQFAVSDLRGGTFTISNLGAIGGQYSTPIVNVPEVAILLVGRSRKLACVMPDDSIKPRLMMPLSLSYDHRLVDGGAAARFLNDVIGYLEAPSRLLLAL from the coding sequence ATGGCTACCGAAGTAAAACTTCCTGAACTCGGCGATGGCATCGAATCAGGCGACGTACTGGAGATCTTTGTATCCGTCGGCGACGTCATCACGGCCGGGCAAGACGTCGTGGAAATGGAAACCGACAAGGCGACCGTTCCCGTCTCCAGCAAATCGGCCGGAACCGTCACCAAAATCCTTGTCGCCGAAGGGGACACGGTCTCGGTCGGCAGCGTGATTCTTGAAATCGAAGCGGAAGCCGGAGCCCCCGCCGAATCCGCACCAGCTGCTGCAGAACCTGCCGCCGAAGTGCCTGCCAAGGAACCCGAACCCGAGCCCAAGGCGGCGGAAACGCCTGCCGCACCGCCTGCCAAGCCAGCAGCACCCGCGGAACCTGCCGCCGTGGAAACTCCCAAGCCCTCTCCGGCGGCTCCTGCCCCCACACCGGCAGCGCCCGCCGCTCCGGCCCCAGCCAGCAGCGGTGAGATCGTTGCCGCCGGGCCCGCGATTCGCCGCTTCGCACGCGAAGTCGGTGTCGATTTGCACAGTGTCCCCGGCACTGGCGAAGGGGGCCGAATCACGCGTGAAGACGTGTTGGCCGTCGTCCGATCGGCGAACCAATCCCGCGGCGCGGCGTCAGCTGGCACCGCGGCAGCACCCAGCAAAACGGCTGCGGCACCCACCGACGCGAACGCCGATCACGATGAATACGGACCGATTCGCGTTGAACGGATGAGCAAGATCCGCAAGACGATCGCCGCTCAAATGCACGAGAGCTGGTCGACGGTTCCGCGCGTCACCAACTTCGACGATGCCGACATCAGCGACTTGGAACACCTGCGCCAATCGAGCAAAGACGATTACGCCGCGCAAGGGCTGAAGCTGACGACGATGCCGTTTTTGATCAAAGCGATCGCGACGGCGCTGAAGCACAATCCAGAAGTCAACGCGGTCATCGACGAAGCCAACGGCCAGCTCATCTACAAGGACTACGTCAACATTGGGATCGCTGTCGACACCGACCGCGGTCTGGTGGTTCCCGTAATGAAGAATGCCGACAAGATGGGCATCCCCGACATCGCACGGGCCCTTGCTGAAATGGCGGCTAAGGTTCGCAGCGGTCAGTTCGCCGTCAGCGATCTCCGCGGCGGTACGTTCACGATCAGCAACCTGGGGGCGATCGGTGGTCAGTACAGCACTCCGATCGTCAACGTTCCCGAAGTCGCGATCCTGTTGGTGGGCCGCAGTCGCAAATTGGCATGCGTGATGCCCGACGATTCGATCAAACCGCGGCTAATGATGCCGCTGAGCCTCAGTTACGATCATCGCTTGGTCGATGGCGGTGCTGCGGCACGATTCCTGAACGATGTGATCGGATACCTCGAAGCGCCAAGCCGCCTGCTGTTGGCGCTGTAG
- the aceE gene encoding pyruvate dehydrogenase (acetyl-transferring), homodimeric type: MDNSETVAIRQAMEESMNDGELRNEVLADVDAAETAEWLGSLDYVLQSKGPERAKFLLEQLRHRAAQEGVALDTQTITPYINTIPSKDQPPFPGNREIERRIKSIVRWNAMAMVVRANRRPGGVGGHISTFASSATLYEIAFNHFFHGRGEDGYAGDSVYFQGHASPGMYSRAFLEGRLTEENLENFRHELSPGGGLSSYPHPWLMPSFWEYPTVSMGLGPIMAIYQARFNEYMRDRGIKDTSGQRVWAFLGDGECDEPETLGAIGLAGREKLDNLIFVVNCNLQRLDGPVRGNGKIIQELESIFHGAGWNVIKVVWGGEWDELLAKDTSGMLAKRMNEVVDGQYQKYTTMPGSYIREHFFGKYPETRKLVENMSDEKLEKIRRGGHDPEKVYAAYAQATSSKNGKPTVILAKTVKGYGLGEAGEGRNIAHNQKKMNEEELLEFRTRFGIPISDAEVGSAPFYKPSENSVEIKYMKQRRAALGGSLPSRPTEHPKLEVPTLEDFSKLIKRLGDGKNCSTTFAVVQTLIALCRDKKIGKYMVPIVPDESRTFGMEGMFKQFGIYAHAGQLYEPMDSEIVASYKEAQDGQILEEGITECGSMSSFNAAGTAYSCHGVNMIPFYIYYSMFGFQRVGDSIWAAADMRAKGFLVGGTAGRTSLNGEGLQHQDGHSLLNAIAFPTVRSYDPAFAYEVIVIIQEGLKRMYQDGEECIYYITAENDAYDHPSMPEGCADGIIKGMYKFRSNEVEGAKARVQLFGSGAILNCALDAQKLLAEKFNIASDVWSVTSYTQLRREADACQRWNMLHPTETPRKSYVEEVLEGVEGPFISSSDYVKALGEQLTPWIPGDYYVLGTDGMGRSETRPALRRHFEVDAESITIAALSRLSKAGVVTPQDVADAIKSLDYDAEKVNPYFA; the protein is encoded by the coding sequence ATGGATAATTCTGAGACCGTGGCCATTCGGCAAGCGATGGAAGAATCGATGAACGACGGCGAATTACGCAACGAAGTCTTGGCGGATGTCGATGCGGCAGAAACGGCGGAGTGGTTAGGCTCGCTGGACTATGTCCTGCAGAGCAAAGGCCCCGAACGCGCCAAATTCCTGCTGGAGCAATTGCGTCATCGTGCCGCTCAAGAAGGCGTCGCGCTCGACACGCAAACGATCACGCCCTACATCAACACGATCCCCTCGAAGGATCAGCCTCCTTTCCCAGGCAACCGCGAGATCGAACGGCGGATCAAATCGATCGTCCGCTGGAATGCGATGGCGATGGTCGTGCGTGCCAACCGCCGCCCCGGTGGTGTCGGTGGTCACATCAGTACGTTTGCGTCGAGCGCCACGTTGTATGAGATCGCTTTCAATCACTTCTTCCATGGCCGTGGCGAAGACGGCTATGCCGGCGATTCGGTCTACTTCCAAGGCCATGCGTCGCCCGGTATGTACAGCCGTGCCTTCCTGGAAGGTCGACTGACCGAAGAGAACCTCGAGAACTTCCGTCACGAACTCTCCCCCGGCGGTGGCCTCTCCAGCTATCCGCACCCTTGGTTGATGCCAAGCTTCTGGGAATACCCCACCGTCTCGATGGGGCTCGGTCCGATCATGGCGATCTACCAAGCGCGGTTCAATGAATACATGCGCGATCGCGGGATCAAAGACACTTCGGGGCAACGCGTTTGGGCCTTCTTGGGCGACGGCGAATGCGACGAACCGGAAACCCTGGGGGCGATTGGATTGGCTGGCCGTGAAAAGCTGGACAACCTGATCTTCGTCGTCAACTGCAATCTGCAGCGCCTCGATGGTCCTGTCCGCGGCAACGGCAAGATCATCCAAGAACTCGAAAGCATCTTCCACGGTGCCGGTTGGAACGTGATCAAGGTCGTCTGGGGTGGCGAGTGGGACGAACTGTTGGCCAAGGATACGTCGGGCATGCTGGCCAAACGCATGAACGAAGTCGTCGACGGTCAGTACCAGAAGTACACCACGATGCCTGGCAGCTACATTCGCGAGCACTTCTTCGGCAAGTATCCCGAGACGCGGAAGCTTGTCGAAAACATGAGCGATGAAAAGCTGGAGAAGATCCGTCGCGGTGGCCACGATCCCGAAAAGGTCTACGCAGCGTACGCTCAAGCGACCTCGTCAAAGAACGGCAAACCAACCGTGATCTTGGCGAAAACCGTCAAGGGGTATGGTTTGGGCGAAGCGGGCGAAGGCCGCAACATCGCGCACAACCAAAAGAAGATGAACGAGGAAGAGCTGCTCGAATTCCGCACGCGATTCGGGATTCCGATCAGCGACGCCGAAGTCGGTAGCGCACCATTCTACAAGCCTTCGGAAAACAGCGTCGAAATCAAATACATGAAACAGCGTCGGGCCGCTTTGGGAGGATCGCTACCCAGCCGTCCGACCGAACATCCGAAGTTGGAAGTCCCCACGCTGGAAGACTTCTCCAAGCTGATCAAACGTCTCGGCGATGGCAAAAACTGCAGCACCACGTTTGCTGTCGTACAAACCCTGATCGCTTTGTGCCGCGACAAGAAGATCGGCAAATACATGGTCCCGATCGTTCCCGACGAATCGCGAACCTTCGGCATGGAAGGCATGTTCAAGCAGTTCGGCATCTACGCCCATGCGGGCCAGTTGTACGAACCGATGGATTCGGAGATCGTCGCTTCGTACAAAGAAGCGCAAGACGGTCAGATCCTCGAAGAAGGGATCACCGAGTGCGGTTCGATGAGCAGCTTTAATGCGGCCGGTACCGCGTACAGCTGTCACGGCGTCAACATGATTCCGTTCTACATCTACTACAGCATGTTCGGTTTCCAACGGGTCGGCGATTCGATCTGGGCCGCTGCCGACATGCGAGCCAAGGGCTTCTTGGTTGGTGGTACCGCGGGCCGAACTTCGCTTAACGGCGAAGGCCTGCAGCACCAGGACGGTCACAGCCTGCTCAACGCGATCGCCTTCCCAACCGTGCGGTCTTACGACCCCGCGTTTGCGTACGAAGTGATCGTGATCATTCAGGAAGGTCTGAAGCGGATGTACCAAGATGGCGAAGAGTGCATCTACTACATCACCGCCGAAAACGATGCCTACGATCACCCGTCGATGCCCGAAGGCTGTGCCGATGGGATCATCAAGGGAATGTACAAGTTCCGCAGCAACGAAGTCGAAGGTGCGAAGGCTCGCGTCCAATTGTTCGGCAGCGGTGCCATCCTGAACTGTGCTCTGGACGCACAAAAGTTGTTGGCCGAAAAGTTCAACATCGCCAGCGACGTGTGGAGCGTTACCAGTTACACGCAACTGCGTCGAGAAGCGGACGCGTGTCAGCGTTGGAACATGTTGCACCCGACCGAAACGCCGCGGAAGAGCTACGTCGAAGAAGTGCTCGAAGGTGTCGAAGGTCCGTTCATCTCGTCCAGCGATTACGTCAAGGCACTTGGCGAACAGCTGACCCCGTGGATTCCAGGCGATTACTATGTCCTGGGCACCGACGGCATGGGCCGCAGCGAAACCCGCCCAGCGCTTCGCCGTCACTTCGAGGTCGATGCGGAATCGATCACGATCGCCGCACTCAGCCGACTGTCGAAGGCTGGCGTTGTCACGCCGCAAGACGTCGCCGATGCGATCAAGTCGCTCGATTACGACGCCGAAAAAGTGAACCCTTATTTCGCGTAA
- a CDS encoding YidC/Oxa1 family insertase periplasmic-domain containing protein, with translation MERRVLAYLFVSAFFMFVMMTMRPKQPPADDPNAPDVVAELDAEADEPADAEDLAEATDPAADGDAKTDDDAAPSERPRQKQWFTIGSLAYDSEDPTLGDKTLITLSNRGAGIERIELIERNAKGQFRYRRVDTRSGYLGYLAPSAPSEIDGCQINVIGPGTPADLAGLKVGDIIVATGTGVIVSPSDLDRWLEETSPGQTITLEVLRGSGESRETVTVEAKLTQHPLDLIRLAKSGGPDQVPGNISRLSCLLTLAKLNTTNLRVGQKELTKMPSLFDGLWNVTPIEDAENPGFEFRFPISASEAASVAKGSGALEVVRRYTVPAAGSGYDIDLQTEIVNKSEAEQEVAYRLEGPNGLTLEGWWYSAKISPNWTGGAGARDVVYNTAAEYHRLMGLPAIVKQVRQRTEDGVDKDEDVNETLFASSGDPKTNQLRYIGIDGQYFTASYLPLEGEAQTDVFSRGSTMLLADLKTLNPHQTQAANVSFYVDSTARKIAPGESLVDNLRLYAGPKRPEMLEERGLSRLIEYGLFGAVSKLLSGFLHFIYMILGNYGLAIILLTVCVRGAMFPLSRKAAQNAQKMQELAPEFKKIAEKYKDDMEKRLKAQQDLQKKHGFNPLSGCLPMFVQLPIFIGLYRSLSCDIELRQAAFIPGIQWCSNLAAPDMFYNWSPWMIEYFAGRGTGWFGPYFNILPLIVMVLFMAQQKMFMPPPTDEQQEITQKVMFFMTFIMGIFFFKVAAGLCIYFITSSLWGMAERILVKKTIKQSPGGGGLAIEGVGSDDGPGISGPLKSAPVQKNRPRTPPKKK, from the coding sequence GTGGAACGACGCGTCCTCGCTTATCTATTCGTCTCCGCATTTTTCATGTTCGTCATGATGACGATGCGGCCCAAGCAACCGCCGGCTGATGATCCCAATGCGCCCGATGTGGTCGCAGAACTGGACGCCGAAGCGGATGAGCCGGCCGACGCGGAGGATTTGGCCGAGGCGACCGATCCCGCGGCCGATGGCGATGCGAAAACCGACGACGACGCGGCGCCATCCGAACGCCCGCGGCAAAAGCAATGGTTCACGATCGGATCGCTGGCCTACGACTCCGAAGATCCCACGCTGGGTGATAAGACCCTGATCACGCTGAGCAATCGCGGGGCGGGGATCGAGCGGATCGAATTGATCGAACGCAACGCCAAGGGCCAGTTTCGCTATCGCCGCGTCGATACGCGCAGCGGCTACCTGGGCTATCTCGCTCCGTCGGCTCCCAGCGAAATCGACGGCTGCCAAATCAACGTGATCGGCCCGGGAACGCCCGCCGATCTGGCCGGCTTAAAAGTGGGCGACATCATCGTTGCCACGGGAACCGGTGTGATCGTCTCTCCGAGCGACCTGGATCGCTGGCTCGAAGAGACCAGTCCGGGGCAAACGATCACGCTCGAAGTGCTGCGTGGCAGTGGCGAGAGCCGCGAGACGGTGACTGTCGAAGCAAAGCTGACGCAGCATCCGTTGGACTTGATCCGCTTGGCCAAGTCGGGCGGGCCCGACCAAGTGCCGGGGAACATCTCCCGTTTGTCCTGCCTGCTGACCCTGGCAAAACTGAACACCACGAATCTTCGCGTCGGGCAGAAAGAGCTGACGAAGATGCCCAGTCTGTTTGATGGGCTGTGGAATGTCACGCCGATCGAAGATGCTGAAAATCCTGGTTTTGAGTTCCGTTTTCCGATTTCCGCCAGCGAAGCAGCCAGCGTCGCGAAAGGCTCTGGCGCCCTGGAAGTGGTCCGCCGCTACACCGTGCCGGCTGCCGGTTCGGGGTACGACATCGACCTGCAAACCGAGATCGTTAATAAATCCGAGGCCGAGCAAGAGGTTGCCTACCGTTTGGAAGGCCCCAACGGTTTGACGCTCGAAGGCTGGTGGTACAGCGCCAAGATCAGCCCCAATTGGACCGGTGGTGCGGGTGCTCGCGACGTGGTTTACAACACCGCCGCAGAATACCATCGGCTGATGGGCTTGCCCGCGATCGTCAAGCAGGTTCGCCAGAGAACCGAAGATGGTGTCGACAAAGACGAGGATGTCAACGAAACGCTGTTTGCATCGTCGGGCGATCCGAAAACGAATCAATTGCGTTACATCGGCATCGACGGGCAATATTTCACCGCCAGCTATCTGCCGCTCGAAGGCGAAGCGCAGACCGATGTGTTCAGCCGCGGCAGCACGATGCTGTTGGCCGATTTGAAGACGCTCAACCCGCACCAAACGCAGGCGGCCAACGTCAGCTTTTACGTCGACAGCACCGCCCGCAAGATCGCTCCAGGGGAGAGCCTGGTCGACAACTTGCGGCTGTACGCCGGTCCCAAGCGTCCCGAAATGTTGGAAGAACGTGGCCTCAGCCGCTTGATCGAATACGGCCTGTTTGGCGCGGTCTCCAAGCTGTTGTCGGGCTTCTTGCACTTCATCTATATGATCTTGGGCAACTATGGCTTGGCGATCATCCTGCTGACCGTGTGCGTTCGCGGAGCGATGTTCCCGCTGTCTCGCAAGGCGGCTCAGAACGCTCAGAAGATGCAAGAACTGGCCCCCGAGTTCAAGAAGATCGCGGAAAAATACAAAGACGACATGGAGAAGCGGCTCAAGGCCCAACAAGATCTCCAAAAGAAACACGGCTTCAATCCGCTCAGCGGTTGTCTGCCGATGTTTGTCCAGTTGCCGATCTTCATCGGCCTGTATCGCAGCCTGTCATGCGATATCGAACTGCGACAAGCCGCCTTCATTCCGGGCATCCAGTGGTGCTCTAACTTGGCAGCACCGGACATGTTCTATAACTGGTCGCCATGGATGATCGAATACTTCGCGGGGCGTGGCACCGGATGGTTCGGGCCTTATTTCAACATCCTGCCGTTGATAGTGATGGTCCTGTTCATGGCCCAGCAGAAGATGTTCATGCCGCCTCCGACCGACGAACAGCAAGAGATCACGCAGAAGGTGATGTTCTTCATGACCTTCATCATGGGTATCTTCTTCTTCAAGGTCGCTGCCGGTTTGTGCATCTACTTTATCACCAGCAGTTTGTGGGGCATGGCCGAGCGGATTTTGGTGAAGAAGACGATCAAGCAGTCTCCTGGCGGAGGCGGTTTGGCTATCGAAGGCGTCGGCAGCGACGATGGGCCCGGCATCTCGGGGCCGCTGAAGTCGGCTCCGGTGCAAAAGAATCGTCCTCGAACGCCACCGAAGAAGAAGTGA
- a CDS encoding Gfo/Idh/MocA family oxidoreductase, producing the protein MSKLSRRQFVHTSAAAGAGLAVSGRMAHAVQSNEKIGVALIGAGGRGGSHLSAWLGDKRTDLLTIVDVDEKAAASRADAAEKAQGFRPKIVTDMREVFDDKSIDVISTATPNHWHALCGIWAMQAGKDAYIEKPVSHNIHEGTALIAAARKYDRICQVGTQCRSATAQQEMVDFIQAGGIGEVNFARGLCYKRRKSIGALGDYAVPDNVDFNLWSGPAAYTDPKVTRPRFHYDWHWQRLYGNGDSGNQGPHQTDVARWGLGIDTHPISVISYGGRLGYQAERKDDNYVDAGDTPNTQVSIYDYGDKCMVFETRGLGVDNSDDAELNKLFKSTKGNKIGVVFYGTNGYCVQVSYGHSIAYDVDMNVIKEFKGAKDHFANFLDACESRNYKDLTADVREGHLSASLSHLGNISLAIGEQKKMSVKEATEHLSKIKSLDDNDATLQRTIKHLEKNGVDLEKYPIAMGPLLKFDPEKEIFPENEVATAMCTREYRAPFVCPTADKV; encoded by the coding sequence ATGTCGAAACTCTCCCGACGCCAATTTGTTCACACCTCTGCCGCCGCGGGTGCGGGGTTGGCTGTTTCAGGACGAATGGCGCACGCTGTGCAATCGAACGAAAAGATCGGCGTTGCCCTGATCGGTGCCGGTGGTCGTGGTGGATCGCACCTTAGCGCATGGCTTGGCGACAAGCGAACCGATCTGCTGACGATCGTCGACGTCGACGAGAAGGCTGCCGCATCGCGCGCCGACGCTGCCGAGAAGGCTCAAGGCTTCCGCCCGAAGATCGTGACCGACATGCGGGAAGTCTTCGACGACAAATCGATCGACGTGATCAGCACCGCAACGCCCAACCACTGGCATGCCTTGTGCGGCATCTGGGCGATGCAAGCGGGCAAAGACGCGTATATCGAAAAGCCTGTCTCGCACAACATCCACGAAGGGACCGCGCTGATCGCTGCGGCTCGCAAGTACGATCGCATCTGCCAAGTCGGAACGCAGTGCCGTTCGGCAACCGCTCAACAAGAGATGGTGGATTTCATCCAAGCTGGCGGAATCGGCGAGGTCAACTTCGCTCGCGGTTTGTGCTACAAGCGACGTAAATCGATCGGTGCTTTGGGCGATTACGCCGTTCCCGACAACGTCGACTTCAATCTTTGGAGCGGTCCGGCCGCCTACACCGATCCGAAGGTTACCCGTCCGCGTTTCCATTACGATTGGCACTGGCAACGTCTGTACGGCAACGGCGACTCGGGCAACCAGGGCCCTCACCAAACCGATGTCGCGCGATGGGGCTTGGGGATCGATACCCATCCGATCAGCGTCATCTCGTACGGTGGACGATTGGGTTACCAAGCCGAACGCAAAGACGACAACTACGTCGATGCGGGCGACACGCCCAACACGCAGGTTTCGATCTACGATTACGGCGACAAGTGCATGGTCTTCGAGACCCGCGGTCTGGGCGTCGATAATTCCGATGATGCCGAATTGAACAAGCTGTTCAAGAGCACCAAGGGGAACAAGATCGGCGTCGTCTTCTACGGTACCAACGGTTATTGCGTGCAAGTCAGCTACGGCCACTCGATCGCTTACGATGTCGACATGAACGTGATCAAAGAGTTCAAGGGAGCGAAGGATCACTTCGCCAACTTCTTGGACGCTTGCGAAAGCCGCAACTACAAGGACCTGACCGCCGACGTTCGCGAAGGCCACCTGTCGGCGTCGCTGAGCCATCTGGGGAACATCTCGTTGGCGATCGGCGAACAAAAGAAAATGTCGGTCAAAGAAGCGACCGAACATCTGAGCAAGATCAAGAGCTTGGACGACAACGATGCGACACTGCAACGAACGATCAAGCACTTGGAGAAAAACGGCGTCGATCTGGAGAAGTATCCGATCGCGATGGGCCCGTTGTTGAAGTTCGATCCCGAGAAGGAAATCTTCCCCGAGAACGAAGTCGCCACGGCGATGTGTACTCGCGAGTACCGGGCTCCCTTCGTTTGCCCGACCGCCGACAAGGTTTAA
- a CDS encoding M81 family metallopeptidase — translation MNYRIGIVALLHESNTFISQNTTLTHFQQDTLLSGEAIRERFADAPHEVGGFFAGLDAADNVEIVPIFAARAIPYGPIEASTFDHLIETMLKQCEAAGPLDGILAAPHGATVADGHPDADGYMLSRLRELLGPERPLIATIDAHANVSPAMADATDALVSYRTNPHLDQRQRGVEAAQLMVQTLTSGRRLHQSAAFPPVAINIQNQNTSAMPLRPRWEAADALRELPEVASLSLVLGFPYSDVAEMGCSAILVSYEDVPAARRQELLDQLTTILTENPECFEPEFTSPAEAVQQAGQQPGLTCMLDMGDNAGGGSPADSTILAHELHRQKIGPSLVVIYDPKAVADVTSADFQNGAEVSIGGKTDALHGEPLQVAVELLSTGDGKFRESEARHGGFSEFDQGATAIVRTLDSDLTLMLTSQRVPPFSLSQLTTFGIEPKEYRAIVAKGVIAPMAAYQPVADRFIHVNTQGSTCADMLQMTYHHRRQPMFPFER, via the coding sequence ATGAATTACCGAATCGGAATTGTTGCCCTGCTTCATGAATCGAATACATTCATCTCGCAAAATACGACCCTTACGCATTTCCAGCAGGATACGCTCTTGAGTGGCGAAGCGATTCGCGAGCGTTTCGCGGATGCGCCGCACGAAGTCGGCGGCTTCTTCGCCGGTCTCGACGCCGCCGACAATGTCGAAATCGTGCCGATCTTCGCTGCCCGCGCGATCCCATACGGCCCCATCGAGGCCAGCACATTTGACCACCTAATCGAAACGATGCTAAAGCAATGCGAGGCGGCCGGCCCACTGGACGGGATCCTCGCTGCCCCCCATGGCGCGACCGTTGCCGATGGTCACCCCGACGCCGATGGCTACATGCTGTCCCGTTTGCGCGAACTTCTCGGCCCCGAGCGGCCGCTGATCGCGACGATCGATGCGCACGCAAACGTCTCCCCCGCGATGGCCGATGCAACCGACGCGTTGGTTTCCTACCGCACCAACCCGCACTTGGATCAACGTCAACGCGGCGTCGAAGCGGCCCAACTGATGGTCCAAACTCTGACCAGCGGTCGACGGCTGCATCAATCGGCCGCTTTTCCCCCGGTGGCGATCAACATCCAAAACCAAAACACCTCGGCCATGCCGCTGCGACCGCGATGGGAAGCCGCCGATGCGTTGCGTGAACTTCCCGAAGTCGCCAGCCTGAGTCTGGTCCTCGGTTTCCCCTACTCCGACGTTGCCGAGATGGGCTGTTCGGCGATCCTCGTATCTTATGAAGACGTTCCCGCGGCGCGGCGTCAGGAATTGTTAGACCAACTGACGACGATCCTGACCGAGAACCCGGAATGCTTTGAGCCAGAGTTCACCTCTCCCGCCGAAGCGGTCCAACAAGCGGGACAGCAGCCCGGCCTGACCTGCATGCTGGACATGGGGGACAATGCCGGCGGAGGTTCTCCTGCCGACAGCACCATCCTGGCACACGAACTGCATCGCCAAAAGATCGGCCCGTCGTTGGTTGTCATCTACGATCCCAAAGCGGTGGCGGACGTCACGTCGGCCGACTTCCAAAACGGCGCAGAGGTATCGATCGGCGGGAAAACCGATGCGTTGCACGGCGAACCGCTGCAGGTCGCCGTCGAACTGCTGAGCACAGGGGATGGAAAGTTCCGCGAATCGGAAGCCCGACACGGCGGGTTTTCCGAGTTCGACCAAGGAGCCACGGCGATCGTCCGCACCCTTGATTCGGACCTGACACTGATGCTCACCTCGCAGCGCGTGCCCCCGTTCAGCTTGAGCCAGCTGACGACGTTTGGAATCGAGCCCAAAGAGTACCGGGCGATCGTCGCCAAAGGCGTGATCGCTCCGATGGCCGCCTACCAACCGGTCGCCGACCGTTTCATCCATGTCAACACACAAGGTTCCACGTGTGCCGACATGCTGCAAATGACCTACCATCACCGGCGTCAACCGATGTTCCCATTTGAGCGTTAG
- a CDS encoding universal stress protein, translated as MKILFATDGSCYAAGAARFIRHLQSKGPMELTVLTVSYTPENTSSPSVQPWLPEWRRREHERIDQHHAELRETLKSIKGTVTMELAEGNAARCILERARELDADLIVMGARGHSTLERLLLGSLSDSVATHADCSVLIVRPPELHAPVASDAPCPEPAADEDPVRKIELAYDGSSSSKEAVNELMRFQWPATTEVSVLSVIPTFDFYGQEYGLMVEQHDKTEHERVQTLCEQVISSLSRSIKNVESQTVMGDHVGDAIVRAADENQSQLIVLGDNGHGLIGELLLGSTTKYVLRHAHCSVWISRHHRTQAEKVAEVAVQPA; from the coding sequence ATGAAAATTTTGTTTGCGACCGACGGGTCGTGTTACGCCGCCGGTGCTGCTCGATTTATACGCCACTTGCAGTCGAAAGGCCCGATGGAATTGACGGTCCTGACCGTCAGCTACACCCCCGAAAACACATCGAGTCCGTCGGTTCAGCCCTGGTTGCCCGAGTGGCGTCGCCGCGAGCATGAACGGATCGACCAGCATCACGCCGAGTTGCGGGAGACGCTAAAGTCGATCAAGGGAACGGTGACGATGGAACTTGCCGAGGGGAACGCGGCGCGGTGCATCTTGGAGCGGGCCCGCGAACTCGATGCCGACTTGATCGTGATGGGCGCTCGGGGGCACTCGACGTTGGAGCGGTTGCTGTTGGGGAGCCTCTCGGATTCCGTGGCCACTCACGCCGATTGTTCGGTGTTGATCGTGCGGCCACCGGAATTGCACGCTCCGGTTGCAAGCGACGCTCCCTGCCCGGAACCCGCTGCCGACGAGGACCCCGTTCGCAAGATCGAACTCGCCTACGATGGTTCCTCCAGTTCGAAAGAGGCTGTCAACGAACTGATGCGTTTTCAGTGGCCGGCAACGACCGAAGTGAGCGTTTTGAGCGTAATTCCAACGTTCGATTTCTATGGGCAAGAATACGGTTTAATGGTCGAGCAGCATGACAAGACCGAGCACGAGCGAGTGCAGACGTTGTGTGAGCAGGTGATCAGTTCGCTTTCGCGAAGCATTAAAAACGTCGAATCGCAGACCGTGATGGGGGACCATGTCGGAGACGCCATCGTGCGAGCCGCCGACGAAAATCAGAGCCAGTTGATCGTCTTGGGGGACAATGGCCACGGTTTGATCGGCGAGCTGTTGTTGGGCAGCACGACCAAATACGTGCTGCGTCACGCGCACTGTAGCGTCTGGATTTCACGACACCATCGCACCCAAGCGGAAAAGGTCGCCGAGGTGGCAGTGCAGCCTGCGTAG